The stretch of DNA GACCGCCTCCACGATCGTCTCGAGCGCGAAATTCGACCGGCACGAGAGATCCTTCCGCCGACAACGTCTCGGGCGGGTTGCGGAATCGAATTCCATTGGACCTGCCGGGGAAGTCTTGGTCGCTGATCGCCTCACCACGCTCGGGTTCTATCATCGAACGAGTCCCACTACGCGTTGGAGTAATAAAATGCTATTGCATCGAACGCACAATACTACAGTTGGTAGATTGGGTCCCGGGTCGCCCGGGTAACTGGGTTCGAGAGCCGGCTGTCGCCACCTGGAGTACGACCAACGAGGAACTCCAGGCGCTCGTCGACCAGGGACAGCTGCGTCGCGTCGAAGCCGGCGAGACCACGCGCTATCAGCCGGACTACACGCGCTTGCTCTCCGAGGAGATCCGGACGCTCATCGAAGAGAACACGCGCGAGGAGCTTCGCAACGAACTGGCCGCGATCACCGAGAAGATCGAGGAGTGGCAGGCGACCTACGACGTCGAGACGTGGGAAGAGCTCGAACAGTCGCTCGCCGACGGTGACCTCGCAAGTGCAGAGCTCCGCGAGCGCCGCGACGTGATCAAGCAGTGAGAGGGGAAGCTGGAAGACCGTCGCATAAACAAATAGTTTCCTGAGAAAATTATCTAACGGCAGTGACTGTGCAGTAGACGCTGGCCGCGGCGATGGCCTCGATGGATCTGCCACGAAGCAGATCCCCGTTCTGGGGGCTCCGGAGAGTGGATGATGCTCCAGCCCGTCACTGCCAGCGAGAAACCGACAACTCTCGTCAACTCATCGCGTCGGACCGCGCATCGTGCGTTCGCGCGTACTCGACGAGCACGTCCACGTACGATGCGAAGGGCGGACACTGGATACCGCTCCCCGCGAGTGCACGACGAGCTGCCGGGTTGACGTACCGCGTCGGGAGCGTGAAGTAGTCGAGCGTCTCCGGCGGGATGCCCGTTACTGAGCGAACCGCTCGCGTTCCGAGCAGACGCTTCGCAACGCCCGGAGTGGCCGGGACGGGGAGCACCCGGGTGTTCGTGGCGTCGGCGAACAGCCGCGTGAGCTCGGGAATCGTCGGCGGGCTGGGGTCACAGAGTTGGTAGACTGCACCGGGCTCGCCGTGCTGGCTCAGGTAGTCGATCGCATCGACCACGAAGTCCCACGGGACGACGTTCAACTCCGTCGCGCCCGCGCCCGGGAACCACGGGAGTGGAGCGATACCCGGACAGCGCTGCAGCCAGCGCAACACGTAGTACGGTCCGTCGTATTTCTCGGTTACCCCGGTTTCGCTGTGCCCGACGACGATGGCGGGCCGGTACACGGTCGCCGGAAACCCCGCATCCATGCGCGCCTGCACCAGGCGCTCGGCTTCGAACTTCGTCGCCTCGTAGTGGTTGTTGAACGATTGACCCACGTCGAGGTCCGACTCGGTAAACACGCCCTCGTAGCGGCCGCTCACGTAGCAGGTGCTCACGTATTGGAACCCCTCGACGTCACACGCGGTGGCGAAATCGAGGACGTGCCGGGTTCCGTCGACGTTGACCGCTTCGCCGACCGCGCGACTCACGCCCAAGTCGTACACAGCAGCGAGATGGAACACCTCCCCGACAGCGGCGTGAAGTGCGCGTGTGTCCTCGGCGTCGAGTCCGAGCCCCTGCTCGGTGATGTCACCGTCGTAGAGGCGGACGTCCGCTCGCCAGTCGTCGCCGACGAGCTCGGCCGCGCGGGCCTCGGCAGCCGCCCGGTACTTCGGCTGGACGAGACAGTGGACCGTCTGAGTTCGCGTCACGAGCCGCTCGAGGAGGGCCGCCCCGAGGAAACCGGGGAACCCCGTTACGAACACCTCCGAGGCGGTCATCGGAGCCACCCCGGCAGCCGCTTGAGAAGCTTCGAGAAGCCGGTCATCACCCGTGCCCAGACGCCGTCCGGAAGCGGTCCCGGCCCGATTTGGAGCCCCCGTTGGACCGCCACCGTTTGGGCCTCCGTGTACTTCAACAGCCCCTCCTCGCCGTGTCGCCGACCGATACCCGAATCACCCATCCCGCCCATCGGCGCATCTAGCGACGCCCATGCAGCCGCGTAGGCCTCGTTGACGTTCACCGTACCGCAGTCGAGGCGTTCGGCGACACGCTCGCCGCGGTCGCGATCGCCCGTCCAGACGGAGGCGTTCAGCCCATATCGGGAGTTGTTCGCCCGGTCGACGGCTTCTTGGACGCTCCCGACTGGGTAGAGGCTCACCACTGGCCCGAACGTTTCCTCGTCGAAGAGGGTCATCTCGGGTGAGACATCCGCCAACACCGTCGGTTCGTAGAAGTATGGGCCCACGTCCGGTCGATGCCGCCCCCCGACGAGCACGTCGGCACCCTTCTCGACGGCGTCGTCCACGTGGCGTTCGGTCTTCTCCAGTTGTGCGGCGGACTGTAGCGATCCCATATCTGGCCCGTACGCGAACCCAGTTCCGAGGTCGAGGTTCCGTGTCTCCGTGACGAAAGCGTCGCGGAACTCGTCGTAGACCGACTCGTGGATGTAGAGTCGCTCGGCGCTGATACAGAGTTGGCCCGCGTTCGGGAAGCAGGCACGGATCGCCCCACGAGCGGCCTTCTCCGGGTCAGCGTCGTCGAGGACCAGCAGCGGGTTCTTTCCCCCGAGTTCGAGCGAGCAGTCGATGAGCGCACGCCCCGCGCGTTCGGCGACACTCCGCCCGGCCTCGGTCGAGCCGGTGAAACAGACGTAGTCGACGCGGTCGACGAGTTCGGCCCCCAGCCGTTCACCCCTCCCGGACACGACCTGAAACACCTCCGGCGGGAGGCCAGCGTCGACGAGCAGCTGGCGAGCCAGAAGCGCCGTGTGGGTGGTCTCCTCGGCGGGTTTCAACACCACGGCGTTGCCCGCGAGCAGCGCCGGCAGTGCGTCAGAAACCGACAGCGTGACCGGATAGTTCCACGGCGAAATGAAGCCGGCTACTCCCTTCGGCCGACGGTGAACCGTGGTCTTCGTCAGCCCCGGGATGGCCCCACGACGACGCTCGCTCTCGAGCAGTTCCGGGCCGGCATCGGCGTAATGGGTGGCTGTCTGGACGACGTCGAGCACTTCCTCGAAGGCGTCTCGCCGGGTCTTCCCCGTTTCCAACTGCGCGACATCGAGTAGCTCGTCCTGTGCATCGAGCACCCGGTCGGCATATCGCTCCAGAACGGCCGCCCGCTCAGCCACCGGACGGCCGGCCCACGACGCTTGTGCCGCCTCGGCCCGCTCGACGGCTGCCTCGACATCCGCTTCCGTCCCTGCAGGAATCGATGTGAACGGGGCGCCGCGAAACGGCGCGATCACGTCCAGCCGGTCCCACTCACCGGTCACGACAAGGGCTTCACGGAGCGATTCGAGTCGGTCCCTTCCGACCCGGCTTTTGTGCATACCGCACCTACACGGAGACGGGGCATAAACGGCGGTGGAGCGGTTCATCGATCGTCTTCTTCGTCGATGACGAGTCCGCAATCTGCACACACCGTTTCGGCTGAGTTCGGAGTATGCGACCGCTGAGTGGACTACTCCCGAGACGGCTTCCCGGCGGCTCAGCGATTACAAACTGGGGGGTTGAGCGTGTAGTGGGCAGTTCTGTATCGACTCTGTAGGGGGTGTACTGATCGGGAATCAACGTCCAACGTTTTAAACCATATTCTACGGCTGGCTGCAACTCAGGGTCATGGGCACGAGTCGAATCACGCCTCCGAATCGGAGAGGATACCCACAACCCTCTTTTCCGCCCGTCGCCCACCCCCGACCATGCAGTGGAAGCTCTTCGCTGATCTCGCCGAGGCCGCCGGCGAGCGCACCGTCACGGTCGACGTCGACGCCGGCGCGACCGTCGACGACGCGCTCGACGCGCTCCTGACGACGAAGCCGGCGCTCCGGGACCGGGCACTGAACGAGGACGGCGAGCTCCAGGAGCACGTCAACCTTCTCAAGAACGGGGAGAACGTCGACGCGGACGCGACCGTCGAGACGGGCGACGAGCTCGCGCTGTTCCCGCCGGTCAGCGGCGGCTCGTAACGCTCCGCGCTCGGAGTCGACCGCGACTACGCCTGCCCCTCCTTGACGCGCCCGCAGTTCGGGCAGTTCCAGCGGTAGTACGTCGTCCCCGAACTCAGGAGCCCGCCGCTCTCCTGTTTCACCTGCAGGTGTCCCTTCTCCCGGGCGCAGTCGTAGTGGACCGCCAACCCGCAGCCGTTACACGTCTCGTCGGCGCCGC from Halolamina sediminis encodes:
- a CDS encoding ubiquitin-like small modifier protein 1 is translated as MQWKLFADLAEAAGERTVTVDVDAGATVDDALDALLTTKPALRDRALNEDGELQEHVNLLKNGENVDADATVETGDELALFPPVSGGS
- a CDS encoding succinic semialdehyde dehydrogenase — translated: MHKSRVGRDRLESLREALVVTGEWDRLDVIAPFRGAPFTSIPAGTEADVEAAVERAEAAQASWAGRPVAERAAVLERYADRVLDAQDELLDVAQLETGKTRRDAFEEVLDVVQTATHYADAGPELLESERRRGAIPGLTKTTVHRRPKGVAGFISPWNYPVTLSVSDALPALLAGNAVVLKPAEETTHTALLARQLLVDAGLPPEVFQVVSGRGERLGAELVDRVDYVCFTGSTEAGRSVAERAGRALIDCSLELGGKNPLLVLDDADPEKAARGAIRACFPNAGQLCISAERLYIHESVYDEFRDAFVTETRNLDLGTGFAYGPDMGSLQSAAQLEKTERHVDDAVEKGADVLVGGRHRPDVGPYFYEPTVLADVSPEMTLFDEETFGPVVSLYPVGSVQEAVDRANNSRYGLNASVWTGDRDRGERVAERLDCGTVNVNEAYAAAWASLDAPMGGMGDSGIGRRHGEEGLLKYTEAQTVAVQRGLQIGPGPLPDGVWARVMTGFSKLLKRLPGWLR
- a CDS encoding SDR family oxidoreductase — its product is MTASEVFVTGFPGFLGAALLERLVTRTQTVHCLVQPKYRAAAEARAAELVGDDWRADVRLYDGDITEQGLGLDAEDTRALHAAVGEVFHLAAVYDLGVSRAVGEAVNVDGTRHVLDFATACDVEGFQYVSTCYVSGRYEGVFTESDLDVGQSFNNHYEATKFEAERLVQARMDAGFPATVYRPAIVVGHSETGVTEKYDGPYYVLRWLQRCPGIAPLPWFPGAGATELNVVPWDFVVDAIDYLSQHGEPGAVYQLCDPSPPTIPELTRLFADATNTRVLPVPATPGVAKRLLGTRAVRSVTGIPPETLDYFTLPTRYVNPAARRALAGSGIQCPPFASYVDVLVEYARTHDARSDAMS